TTGTGTAACACAGCTATCTTAAGAAAAAGCCTACCTTACCAGAATTCAAAACTGTAGCAACTGCTTACACCATCTATTATCAGAATTTAACTATTGTTATAAGATCTAATAATAGTTACCTGAATGGATGTAAGTATAGCTGCAACGTCATATATTGGACTCCACTGGTTTTGCAGTATATCCAAACATATACTTCCATCTGCATAAACtgaaaacaaaggaaaaacaTATTCCATATTagaattcatttaccaattctcTAATGAATGGAAAATGAAAACTTCAGCTCCAACTTACTATTTGGATGAAACATGCGAGAAACAAATCGCACTGTTGGTGGCTTGTTGGGATAATCCTCGGAGAATTGAAGCGTCAATTTAAACGTACCTGATGTTATCAGATGGTATTGTGATAGATCAAGTAGCAAATTCATGTCAGGGAAAGAAGATTTCAACACATAATTCATTCAggaaaaggtttagaatgtgtcTTTTCTTCTGTGGAGCAAATAACAAACACGCCAGAAGGGATAGCACAAAATTTGAATTGCTTCAAATGTGTAATGCATTTCTTGGTCAGTCCAAACAAAAGTAACCACGTGAAACGCCCACTAGAGGATATTTTTTGGTTCAACAACAGGCAAATAAGATCCTTTGTCACAAGATTAGGCAAGAATAAGACAAGATACATATTTCTAAAAGCTAAGCACATAGATCAGCCCAGCTGCGCTGCAcaaatagctaaatcacctacaCCAGAGTTTGACCAAAATGCAGAGAACCCATTGCAGCATAGCATAGAAGATAAAGGTTGCAGCACTTCCTCACTCACTAACTTGCTTTTGGCATTAAGCAATAGAATGATGACAGATAATAAGGTGGAAAATCATAGAAATGGCATGACAAGAAAGCTCGGATCGGGAGATCAAAGAAATAAATTCTTGCCATCAGAGCACTTGAGAATATGATCTTAAAAAACTAGTGCACGAGGTACAAACCATTGCTGACTGATTTTAATAAAACTTACAACTGCACTTGTTCTTCTCTTCCTCTTTTCCttcaaattcttatttttattattgtgtGTGGGGTGGACAGAGGGCATGAGAATTCATAAATGACAAATTAGATGACAGAAAAAATATAGACTTAGAAAATCGAAACACCATACTATGCATAGACAACCACACATAAAATTAGACAAAACTATGAGCAAGCTAACAGCATATTTCAAACTACAAAGTTCAGACATTCTTTTAGGCCAGTGTTTAAATGCAAGGAAAGTACAACTCACCTCCATCCCAAGGAGTATCATCAGGACTGCATTTCACACCCagaaaaacaattaaaaaacAGAAATTAGTTTAATTATATCTGGAAAACAACCATGCCAACTCGATGTACCAAGGGATAAGCAGAACTAAACTGAAAACACATCTCATTGAACTTTATTTACAAGACTGACCCAAATATAACAGCGTTCCAAAGCATAATGTTATTGTCCTGAGGAGCACCACTAATACCAGCAGGAGGATCCTGTTGTAACCTCCTGAAATCCCTCATCAGTCTCTTCCTTGATGGAGTTGACATTTTTGCTACCTGTACATTCCCATCGTTCGATTAACAGAACAAAATAGCACTTAATATGAGCATCACTTAAAGTAAGACACCAAGCAAAACTAATAACAGTAATGAGTTTTCCCTGCTTGCTTAACTTATTGATCCTATATTAGCCAGCTCAAGTTGTCAACATTGATCTCAAAATCCAGTATATTAGATTACGAAAGCTGAAAGTAAGGTGCTGAAGTGTTAGGCTCTTAGCTAAAATGGACTAATTATGACAATATTCACTGATTATCAACCAAATGGAGAAAAAAAAATCCGATCAAAAAGTAACAAATACTAGTTTTTGAGCTAAGTTTTAATCCTTATCTTGTGATGCAGCTTGTTATAATGAATAGGagcaaaaagaaagtgaaaacaAATGCTTTACAAACTATAGTCCTTTCCTCGAATTCTTAAGATCCGATCATAAATTCGAAAAAAGAAACACATATCTGTTTCTCACACGCTAAATAAGAAGGAAATCAAATTAAACACTTGCCTAACAGGGAAACAAGGCGTGAGCTAGGGTTTGCTTCAGCGATGGAGTCCTGCTTCGCTGAATGTGTAGTTAGCGAATCGAAGAGAGAagaatgatattattgagggatgagAATCAAACAAAAGGAAAATGGACGGTAAGATGTAGGTGGATGGTGAGGTTGAGAATTGGTCCCTCCAATTGGTCCACTGGGAATCACAATTTGCATTTTCATTTGCTTTGCCATCTCCCACTTGACGATAACCACCCACCCCGACCTCCCCCCAGCCCCCTCACAACGCACCCTTACCTTACCTTACGCGTTAGTCTTTATCCCTTATTGGTCATGGAAAATTCCAGAAGGCATCTACTTTCACGTCatttaacaataaataaatataCTACTGCCAAATTAGAAATAGTACTAGTTTAATTTGGGAAAGTTTATTTGCACCGCAGGTCCGTATTGGATTGCAACATGCACGCTttagtactttatttgtactctCTTGCTTCATTTTTACTtcgcatatatattaaaaatagattttcattCTTATTTATCACTTTAAACATATTAAGAGAAGACAAATTTTTTCCCCTATTATACCAACAGTATTTATCACTCATTTcgaattattttcttaaatccaataaaatatatattaaataatatgGGTATAATagtaaattatgcacttcatttattatttcttaagggaatgaaaagtcaaaacgtgccaagtaaaagtgaacggagggagtatttatTTTCTAGTATGTCTTATGGAGCACGCTAGGGGTGTTCGTCTGCGGTACGGTACGGTATTTGGtcatttcggttcggtattttcgGTATTCGATTCTTAAAATGCTATACCAATATCatacctaattaaattcggtgCGGTTCGGCTTTTCTCCATCCGATTTCAGTTTATTCAGTTCGGTAATTTCGATTTATTCGACTTGAATATTAACTAGTGCATATAACCATAGACtgtaatattcttaattaaagtactcaatGAAAACATTATAAACTCACCTGACTGTTGACAAAATCTTTGTCCAAACCATCAAGTATCAACTAAGAGAAAAAAGATACATAAAGGAATATATTTAATCATTGAAAATATCATGTTACTTAGAGTTAATTGTAGAAATTAGAGAATACAACAAGGACTAATCCAACATATCCAACAATAATACAAGAGTAATGGAGTAAGAAACACCCCAAAACCGTTGAAATATTACGTTAAACTGCGTGACAACCTAGAGAGTAAGAATTAGAATCTGCATCCTACCTTGATCCTTTATTTTCCTAAAGAAGTACATGGGCTTTACTAGCAACCTCAACATGAATGCCAAATAAAAGTATTGTGTAACTTAGTATGCTAATCAATACTATTTGTAATATGTAATTTAGTATATATTTCggtattattttttaaaataccaaataccatattaataccaaattattttaaaaacttaaaccaaatacaatataaaataccaaaatacaGAATACCATATATCAAAAATTTTTATTTCGATACGGTAATCAGATATTTACCATATTATGCACAGCCCTGGTGCTCGCGACCTTTTTATCCATTACTACGTTTAGTCCCAAATTGAATTATGGAAAATGTGATTGGTACGTAGCTATTGGGAGTGATATTGACAGAACTTAGTGTGATGCCCCTAAGAAAAAGAAATTATTTAATGACTATATATATGCTATGCTTTGAAGCACAAATTTCAGAGTTAACAatattttttcgaaaaaaaaaaaattctagtcAAAATAGTAAAAGTAATTTTCTCATTTTTCCGATTTGTTTGATTTCTCTTGATAGCAAGTTAATTACTACAAATCTCTGATGCTACATGTTGTAGGCGTAGATTTTGTATATTTTCATGTTAAATTTAGGAAGCGATACAATTTGATCTTGCAAATTATTATATGTTATCGTTGAATCTTGGGCATTTAGAAGGTAAAGATATACTTTGGTCTAACTTATACTTTTCCTTAAGCAAGCAACGCTATTATTTATGACTATTTTCAACATTTTAATACAATAAGATTTACTTTCAAAAACATAGATATTTCATTGACTAGGAAAAAATAAGGTATTtccatatatataataaaaaaaacagtGTTAATTTACGACGTAGTTAAGTAAACATATCAAAGGCCTATCCTACTCTAGCTCATATTACAACAAGCATGGAATAATAACTGTGATCTTTTGCCACGGGCGAAGCCACATGGTTATAAGGGTGGTCTTCGTCGAAAGATTGCACTGTATATATAGGTAATTTTGTTTATCCTTACATTTTAGCGATAATAAAATAAATGCAAATCACAAAATTGAACAGCCTTAGCCTCTGAATTTTATCACCCTCGAGCCAAGAAATGTCTCAACTAGTAGAACTGAACAACAAGATGATAAGAACTAAAAATGATCAGTATATTGCTTCTTTTTGCGTGTTACAAAATGTTCTGCAAATGATCAGAACCCTCCTTTATATAGTGGAGGTGTTCTACTTTTGGTATAATTCTATACAAGGTAAAAATCTCATAATGTGCTAATTAACcggcctcttcttgatacgtgccaAGATTTCCACTGTGATCCTCGATCGATTGCGGATATTCCGTTGTTTGGCTCGGTAAGTTTCCCCCGATCTTGCTCGGTCTCGATCTTACTCGGTCTCGATCTTGCTCGGTCCGAGCTCAAGCCTTAACCTGCCATGTTTCAGCCTCAATTGGTCAAACAATGAACGAATTCGGTTTCgaccgtatacaaatagtcctcTCGTTTTTCGAAGAGAAAATGACGAGAAACGATATGAATTTCTAAGCCTCGTTCTGATAGATCATGACGCAAGCGACAAAAGGTCACTGAAATGTCTCGTCAGCCCAGTATCCAAGACATTAAATGTGTGTCAGTGTTGGTCGACCACTACTGGTTTTGAACCGCCATTaacaaactataaatacctcaaCTTTTATTCACCCAAACTTTATGTTCAAAAAAGTTtcttctactcttgttctttAAGAACCTCTTTCACTCTCCGACTTTCGTGCACAGATTTCTTAAACCTTTTGTAACCAC
This sequence is a window from Nicotiana sylvestris chromosome 3, ASM39365v2, whole genome shotgun sequence. Protein-coding genes within it:
- the LOC104248178 gene encoding ubiquitin-conjugating enzyme E2 2-like, with the translated sequence MSTPSRKRLMRDFRRLQQDPPAGISGAPQDNNIMLWNAVIFGPDDTPWDGGTFKLTLQFSEDYPNKPPTVRFVSRMFHPNIYADGSICLDILQNQWSPIYDVAAILTSIQSLLCDPNPNSPANSEAARLFSENKRDYNRRVREVVEQSWTAD